Proteins from a single region of Desulfobacter postgatei 2ac9:
- a CDS encoding four helix bundle protein encodes MEQELKDRTKQFALRIMNLVDALPKTTSAIAIGRQIIRSGTSVGANYRAACRGRSKAEFISKLGIVAEEADETCFRLELIIEGNLLPESKVQPLLKEADELTAIFVSSIKTSQQNQKSKIRVQKS; translated from the coding sequence ATGGAACAGGAGCTTAAGGATCGCACTAAGCAATTTGCACTAAGGATCATGAACTTGGTTGATGCCCTGCCTAAGACAACGTCTGCAATTGCCATTGGGAGGCAAATTATCCGATCAGGGACTTCTGTGGGTGCCAACTACCGAGCAGCTTGCCGGGGAAGATCAAAGGCTGAATTTATTTCAAAACTTGGTATTGTGGCGGAAGAAGCAGACGAAACCTGTTTCCGGCTTGAGCTAATTATTGAAGGTAACCTGCTGCCCGAATCCAAGGTGCAACCTTTACTCAAAGAAGCCGATGAACTGACGGCTATATTCGTTTCCTCAATCAAAACTTCGCAGCAGAATCAAAAATCTAAAATCAGAGTTCAAAAATCATGA
- a CDS encoding exonuclease SbcCD subunit D C-terminal domain-containing protein, which yields MKILHTSDWHLGRSLYGRKRYEEFSAFLDWLAQTIEDEKVDALLVAGDLFDTSTPSNRAQELYYRFLCRVAASCCRHVVVIAGNHDSPSFLNAPKELLRALNVYVVGSMTDVLEDEVIPILDFGLRNADCEGNAINLEKSAIICAIPYLRDKDVRTVEPGETIDDKNRKLVEGIKAHYAEVVKIAERKREEIIRQSAIKNPQSQIPIVAMGHLFTAGGKTVDGDGVRELYVGSLAHVGAEVFPSAIDYLALGHLHVPQAVGSAEHIRYCGSPIPMGYGEATQKKKVVLIEFNSTTPKIQELPVPCFQELVRIVGSLDDIHTKLEALKKRESAAWLEIEYTGSDIIGNLRKMLDEAMADSAMEIRRIKNRRGMDRVISTVAEDETLDDLDAGDVFTRCLDAFEVPDEDREELTVSYNEIIKSLHEEDVNEF from the coding sequence ATGAAAATCCTTCACACATCAGACTGGCATTTAGGCCGGTCCCTTTACGGCAGGAAGCGTTATGAGGAGTTTTCAGCGTTTCTGGATTGGCTGGCTCAGACCATTGAAGATGAAAAGGTCGATGCGCTGCTGGTTGCCGGTGATCTGTTTGATACCAGCACCCCCAGCAACCGGGCACAGGAGCTCTACTATCGCTTCCTGTGCCGGGTTGCGGCATCCTGCTGCCGTCATGTTGTGGTCATTGCCGGAAATCACGATTCGCCGTCATTTCTGAATGCACCAAAGGAACTGCTTCGAGCGCTGAATGTCTATGTGGTCGGCTCCATGACCGATGTATTGGAGGATGAGGTCATTCCGATTTTAGATTTTGGATTGCGGAATGCGGATTGTGAAGGCAATGCAATCAACCTTGAAAAATCTGCAATCATTTGTGCGATTCCGTACCTGAGAGATAAGGATGTGCGTACTGTTGAACCCGGTGAGACGATTGATGATAAGAATCGGAAACTGGTCGAAGGGATCAAGGCACACTATGCCGAAGTGGTTAAAATCGCCGAGCGCAAACGCGAGGAAATAATTCGGCAATCCGCAATCAAAAATCCGCAATCCCAGATTCCCATCGTTGCCATGGGCCACCTGTTCACGGCAGGTGGTAAGACGGTTGACGGTGATGGTGTCCGAGAGCTGTATGTGGGGTCGCTGGCCCATGTCGGTGCGGAAGTTTTCCCCTCGGCAATCGATTACCTCGCCCTCGGGCATTTGCATGTTCCCCAGGCGGTCGGCAGCGCGGAGCACATCCGCTACTGTGGTTCGCCCATCCCGATGGGCTACGGCGAAGCGACTCAGAAAAAAAAGGTCGTACTCATAGAGTTCAACAGTACCACGCCAAAAATCCAGGAACTTCCTGTGCCTTGTTTTCAGGAGCTGGTCCGCATTGTCGGGTCTCTGGATGATATCCATACAAAACTGGAGGCGCTCAAAAAGAGAGAAAGCGCTGCCTGGCTTGAGATTGAATACACCGGCAGCGACATCATCGGCAACCTGCGCAAGATGCTCGACGAGGCGATGGCCGACTCTGCCATGGAAATCAGGCGGATTAAAAACCGGCGCGGCATGGACCGGGTGATCAGTACTGTCGCTGAAGATGAAACCCTTGATGATCTGGATGCCGGGGATGTTTTCACCCGCTGTCTGGATGCCTTTGAGGTGCCGGATGAAGACCGGGAGGAACTGACGGTCTCCTACAACGAAATAATCAAGTCTCTCCATGAAGAAGACGTGAATGAATTTTGA
- a CDS encoding SbcC/MukB-like Walker B domain-containing protein: protein MKILELRFKNLNSLYGEWVIDFTDPEYVSNGIFALTGPTGAGKSTILDAICLALYGATPRLGKITKSGNEIMSRQTGECYAEVLFESQAGRFRCHWEQRRARKKAEGNLQDQEHQIADDVTEKLIETKKSLVGGLIEEKTGMDFDRFTRSILLAQGGFDTFLKADVEQKSKILEQITGTEIYSEISRRVHERQRDEREKLNLLNAETSGIVILEPEQEKEIQDDLAAKQKQETELTGKATETGKAITWLTTIDNLKKEILSLTDEATKLEADTEAFKTERAKLEQAVKAASLDGTYVSVTSLRKQQADDQTALKTAEAALPELETSANTQAEALKATEQITLKSKEDLKTAAPLIQKIRSLDQKIAEQTKTVSEGADACTKEAAKIGAEKQTRVKEQEKRTAAEKTLEAAELYLKENARDEWLISGLAGIEEQFVNLFTRQQEITQKETDLKKADTAVANAAKKLEKAARQCSLKKQALATTGKKLQQGKDALSELLGDKLLREYRTEKETLLREMAFIKKIEELEDHRSKLQDGKPCPLCGSTEHPFAKGNVPVPDEIEQKIGPLTKLIDTADEQEAAIKKLEQAETTARKNLNDGEKLQTDAANDKKAAEKTLTALKEILAKLRTGFDEMKLAVSGKLQPLGITEIPESEVEALLKSLKSRLKAWQEQAKLKTDIEKQIADIDSELKRLDAVINTQVKALTEKQENLERLKKELTDGTDERKKLYGDKKPDDEEGRLNKAITDAENAEKKARDLNTERQQKLTTAKTHVDSLKRRIEQRAPELKKAETDFSAALIPAGFADEKSFLEARLPYEKQESLASRAKALDDAGTELNAKQKDRETRLATETAKKLTDKTLGELAPQFKADEESLKTLRDALAGLKYRLSENTAAKERIKQKQSAIDAQKKECARWEKLHGLIGSADGKKYRNFAQGLTFELMVSHANRQLEKMTDRYLLIRDEQQPLELNVVDNYQAGEIRSTKNLSGGESFIVSLTLALGLSQMASRKVRVDSLFLDEGFGTLDEEALETALETLSGLQQDAKLIGIISHVSALKERISTRINITPVSGGRSSMSGPGCTRVGI, encoded by the coding sequence ATGAAAATCCTTGAACTGCGATTTAAGAACCTCAACTCCCTCTACGGTGAATGGGTCATAGACTTCACTGATCCCGAATATGTGTCCAACGGTATCTTTGCCCTGACCGGTCCAACCGGTGCGGGCAAGTCGACCATTCTTGATGCCATCTGTCTGGCCCTGTATGGCGCCACGCCCCGCCTTGGAAAAATCACCAAGAGTGGAAATGAGATTATGTCTCGCCAGACCGGTGAATGCTACGCCGAGGTGCTGTTTGAATCCCAGGCCGGCCGGTTCCGCTGTCACTGGGAACAGCGCCGGGCACGGAAAAAGGCTGAAGGCAACCTGCAGGATCAAGAACACCAGATTGCGGACGATGTTACGGAAAAGCTCATCGAAACCAAGAAGAGCCTTGTGGGTGGGCTCATTGAAGAAAAAACCGGGATGGACTTTGACCGTTTCACCCGCTCCATTCTGCTGGCACAAGGCGGGTTTGATACCTTCCTGAAAGCTGACGTTGAACAGAAATCCAAGATACTCGAGCAGATCACCGGCACCGAAATCTATTCGGAAATTTCACGCCGGGTCCATGAGCGTCAACGTGACGAGCGGGAAAAGCTGAACCTCCTGAACGCAGAAACATCCGGCATCGTGATTCTGGAGCCGGAACAGGAAAAGGAAATTCAGGATGACCTTGCGGCTAAGCAGAAACAGGAGACTGAGCTTACCGGAAAAGCTACCGAAACCGGCAAAGCCATCACATGGCTGACCACCATTGATAACCTGAAAAAGGAGATCCTCAGCCTTACGGATGAAGCCACCAAACTGGAGGCCGATACTGAGGCGTTTAAAACGGAACGGGCCAAACTTGAACAGGCCGTTAAAGCCGCATCACTGGACGGAACATACGTGAGCGTAACATCCCTGCGCAAGCAGCAGGCTGACGATCAGACCGCCTTGAAAACGGCTGAAGCCGCACTTCCAGAACTTGAAACATCGGCAAACACACAAGCTGAGGCGCTTAAGGCTACCGAACAAATCACCCTTAAATCCAAAGAGGATCTCAAAACGGCTGCCCCGTTGATCCAGAAAATCCGGTCACTGGATCAAAAAATTGCCGAACAGACAAAGACTGTATCGGAAGGTGCTGATGCCTGCACCAAGGAAGCCGCAAAGATTGGGGCCGAAAAGCAGACCCGAGTGAAGGAACAGGAAAAACGGACTGCCGCAGAGAAAACACTTGAAGCTGCAGAGCTGTACCTCAAAGAAAATGCCCGGGATGAATGGTTGATCAGTGGACTGGCCGGTATTGAAGAACAGTTTGTTAACCTGTTCACCAGACAACAGGAGATCACACAGAAAGAAACCGATCTCAAAAAAGCCGATACGGCCGTAGCAAATGCCGCAAAGAAACTGGAGAAAGCCGCCAGGCAGTGTTCCCTCAAAAAACAGGCGCTTGCGACCACCGGTAAAAAGCTACAGCAAGGCAAGGATGCCCTGAGCGAATTGCTGGGTGACAAACTGCTCCGGGAATATCGCACCGAGAAGGAGACCCTCCTTCGTGAGATGGCTTTTATCAAGAAAATCGAGGAGCTTGAAGATCACCGGTCCAAGCTTCAAGACGGCAAACCGTGCCCACTCTGCGGCTCAACCGAACATCCGTTTGCAAAGGGCAATGTTCCGGTTCCCGATGAAATCGAGCAAAAGATAGGACCGCTGACCAAGTTGATCGACACGGCAGACGAACAGGAAGCGGCTATCAAAAAACTGGAACAGGCAGAAACCACTGCCCGTAAAAACCTGAATGACGGCGAGAAGCTGCAAACCGATGCCGCCAATGATAAGAAGGCCGCAGAAAAAACGCTCACGGCACTGAAGGAAATCCTCGCGAAGCTTCGGACCGGCTTTGATGAAATGAAGCTGGCTGTTTCCGGGAAACTCCAGCCACTTGGTATCACGGAAATTCCTGAGTCAGAGGTCGAGGCACTGCTCAAATCCCTCAAATCAAGACTGAAGGCATGGCAGGAACAGGCAAAGCTAAAGACCGACATCGAAAAACAGATTGCTGACATCGACAGCGAACTGAAGCGTCTTGATGCCGTGATTAATACGCAGGTTAAGGCTCTGACTGAAAAGCAGGAAAATCTGGAACGGCTGAAAAAAGAACTGACCGACGGAACAGATGAGCGGAAGAAATTGTATGGCGACAAAAAGCCTGATGATGAAGAAGGTCGACTGAACAAAGCCATTACCGACGCTGAAAATGCCGAGAAGAAAGCCAGAGACCTGAACACCGAGCGGCAGCAGAAGCTGACTACGGCGAAGACCCATGTTGACTCCCTGAAGAGGCGCATTGAGCAGAGAGCACCTGAACTGAAAAAAGCGGAAACCGACTTTTCAGCGGCTCTGATTCCGGCAGGCTTTGCAGATGAGAAATCCTTCCTCGAAGCCAGACTGCCTTATGAAAAACAGGAATCCTTAGCCTCCCGGGCAAAGGCGCTGGATGATGCGGGGACAGAGCTCAACGCGAAACAGAAAGACCGGGAAACTCGTCTGGCCACGGAGACCGCCAAAAAGCTTACTGACAAGACGCTTGGGGAGCTTGCACCGCAGTTCAAGGCGGATGAAGAATCCCTGAAAACACTCCGCGATGCCCTTGCCGGTCTCAAATACCGCTTAAGTGAAAATACAGCCGCCAAAGAGCGGATAAAACAAAAGCAGTCCGCCATCGACGCCCAAAAGAAAGAGTGCGCACGCTGGGAGAAGCTGCATGGACTCATCGGTTCAGCCGACGGGAAAAAGTACCGGAACTTTGCTCAGGGGCTGACTTTCGAACTGATGGTATCCCATGCCAACCGGCAGCTGGAAAAAATGACCGATCGCTATCTGCTGATCCGTGATGAACAGCAGCCACTGGAGCTGAACGTCGTCGACAACTATCAGGCCGGTGAAATCCGCTCGACCAAGAACCTGTCCGGCGGTGAAAGCTTTATTGTCAGCCTGACGCTGGCGCTGGGGCTATCTCAAATGGCCAGCCGAAAAGTCCGGGTGGATTCCCTGTTTCTGGATGAAGGCTTCGGCACCTTGGATGAAGAGGCTCTGGAGACCGCACTGGAAACATTATCCGGACTTCAGCAGGACGCCAAGCTAATCGGAATCATCTCCCATGTATCTGCACTGAAAGAAAGAATCAGCACCCGGATAAACATCACACCTGTATCCGGCGGCCGCAGCTCAATGTCCGGCCCGGGCTGTACAAGGGTTGGAATATGA